The Moorena producens PAL-8-15-08-1 genomic interval ATATCAACGCCCTACCATCAGACAACCAATGCTCAAAAAATCCCACTGGTAACGGTTTCACTGCCATCGTGTTTTCAGCAAATACCCGAGCATAGTCAATCAGGCTTTTATCGAGATTTATCGCAAAATCTCGCATCCTAATTAAAATCGGTAGCCAGTCCGTATCAGCATCTAAGCCTAAAATGTCAGGATTTTGCTGAGCCAACATTACTGCAAAATAACTGATCAAGGTAGTTTTTCCCGAGCCTGGCGCACCCAATATCACCACTCGTCTCGACTGACTTTGGCTCAATAACTGCTCCGCCAAGAATTTCCGGCCAGTTGTCTTTGCTAATAGTGCTATTTCTGACATTTCCCCACTACCCGCTGCTAACCAATCCCGTTCCCAAGCGCCAGCAGTTGATACATCTTCCACCAGATCTGGCATTACAAAAATTTGCGCTAACTTCTCGGATTTTTCTACTTCTTGCCCAGGCACAGCTATGCCAGCAAATTTAACATCATCAAACCAGTTAGCTAACTGGTCACAATAATCCTGTTTAGCTACCTGAAATTTTAGATAAGTATCGGTCTGCTGAAAATAAGCATTAATAAATGTCTCTACCCAAGGCTTAAGACTGTCTTGATTCAGTTTAATGTTATGCCCTTCAGCTTGCTGTTGAAATACTGTGCTTAAAATCTCTCGATCAGGCTTACCCTGATTAAGTAACGGTTTCTGTAATTCTGCCAAAACTGCTGAATGAGTAAAATAGTCGCGCAAAAAATTATTAACTCCATTCCAGCCATCTGGTCTAGCGTGAAAAAATAAGCGCTGGCTCGGATCCCGTTGTTTTTCCCATTCTTTTACTGCCGCTTCTCCCGCTTTGATTGCCTTATCTACATCGCTTTTAGTCAGAGCTTGACTTAAGCTATCCCATCCTTGTCCCGAAACAATCTCTAACAACGATTCCCCTATTTTTGGAATTGCCCAACCGGCTAATACTGACAAGGGTTCTATCATTGGTTTCTAGTTATCGTTAATTAGATTAATTATAGCAATTTAGGGAGTAGGGAGTAGGGAGTAGGGAGTAGGGAGTAGGGAGTAGGGTTTTTGCGTGGGTTTTGATCCCCCTAAATCCCCCTTAATAAGGGGGACTTTCCAGATAGATTTCCGGGCTCCCCCCTTCCGCGCGGGGGGCTGGGGGGGATCGAGCTAGTAAATGCGATAGAAAGTTCGATGCTCTGAAAAATCCGCTACGCTAACGCATAAATATTATATCAAATTAAATGCTATTCCAGAATTAAACTATAAACTTGAATGCTATCCCAGTATTACGGTATTAATTTAATATCACGCTACGCGATCGCTTTTTTTTTAATTTTTAAAAAATAAACAAACTAATTCAAAAAAATATCGTGCATATCACTAAAAAAAAATGAAAATTGCTTGACAATATAAAGAATAAAATATTAACATAAAACTGTTCGCTAATACAACAACAAAAAACATTATGGACATCGAAAACTTTCTCCCAACGTTCGAGTATAATCCCAACAATCCTAATCTCCCTGAATTATCTGGCCAAGCCCAGCCAGGACGGGAGCAAATCAAACATATATTGATCGGTTCTCCCAAAACCGTGCGGGTCACAATCTATAATCTTTATAGCCGTGGCTACGCACAAGTTCATGAGTGGAGCACTCCTCAACCTACCGGAAATCCTGGTGAGGTGATCAGTATATTGAGTCGATATCTGTTGCTAGATTAAGATAGCAAATTGCCAGGGATGCCAATCCCTGTCTTGATGCAGTCGCTCATGGGGGAAACCACGCCAGTTGCTCATGGTTAGAAGTTACCGTAAGACAGTTGAGCCTTAATCAATAAGTTTTACCCCTTTTGTGCATAGCCGACCAACCATAAAGGCTCAACGTAATCAGGTTTCGTCTCCGGGGGGAACCCCCAAGACCGCACTGGCTCCCCAAGACCGCGCTGCATCGCTGGCGACACCGAAAAACTCACGAGAAAGTACGACGTCTAAAGTCTAAAACCTAAGTTGGTATGTTGTTGATTTGGTGAACACATAGTCAAGGATCATAGGGCTCTTGACTATTACAAAAAATAATTCGGTCAAGCATTGGAATTAACCAGAACTTGACCGAATTTTTTTTATTTTGATTAGGGAATCAGGATCGGGGAAATGTTGCGTAGGGTGTGTTAGGGGCGGGCTTGCCCTTATGTTCAACCTCTTCGCGCCTGAAACCGCCCCGTAACGCACCACCCAAGGACTTGTGATAGTGTCTTGATCCAGTCGCTCATGGGAGAAACCACGCCAGTTGCGTAGGGTGTGTTAGGGGCGGGCTTGCCCTTATGTTCAACCTCTTCGCGCCTGAAACCGCCCCGTAACGCACCACCCAAGGACTTGTGATAGTGTCTTGATCCAGTCGCTCATGGGGGAAACCACGCCAGTGCGGTCATGGGGGGAACCACGGCAGTCGCTCATGGGGGAAACCCCCAAGACCGCGCTGCCTCCCCAAGACCGCACTGGCTCCCCAAGACCGCGCTGCATCGCTGCAATAGTTCTTTTAAAAGACCTACATCACCTATATCACCCACATTGCCCATTACGACAATGCAATAGTTTTTTTTAAAGCACCCACATCACCCACATCGCCCCTTGCATCTTTTCAAAAATCCTGTTACTATAACAATATCGTTAAAGCAATGGTTTTACCGCCATGATGATTTCTACCGCACAAGCCGCTCAATTACTAGGTGTCTCTGCCACTCGCGTCCGTTTCCTGTTGAGCAAGGGCAGAGTCAAAGGAGCGTATAAGGTCGGTAGAACTTGGGTGATTCCCTTATTTGACGGTATGCCAGTGGTCACCCCTGGTACTCGTGGACCGAAGCGGAATTGGTCAAAGCGTACACAGTACACTAAAGCTGTGATCCACGTTAATCAAAAAGTTATTCGCCAAAATCACAACACCGGCGAACGCAATCCCGTGATTACGGTCAAACGAGGCTCTAAAAACATTTATGGTCATACGGTTGAAGTCAATGGCCCTTGTCGGGTGATGTATCGCCCAGATAATCCCCTACATTGTGGAGCACGGGTATGGATTGAGACGATTTCTGATTTTAAGGTGAGCTGAGCCAGGTCTAAACTATTAGTTATAGCGCTAGGCCCTGGGAATAGGGAATAGCGATGAGTTACTCATGGTGGAAATGCCAAAACCAACGGGAATGCATTCAGAGGTAGCCGGGTTTATAGGAGGAGAACTGTTTTTAGAAATTCGGCGCTGTCAATTGCCTTACTTTATTCCGAAAGAATGCGTGATCAAACCACAAACAGAGTCTGGGTATGAACCAGAGGTCATCGTTTTAGACAAGCAAAGGGTTACGGATAACGAACCACACTGGGAAAAAGAATCGATTATCACACGGGGG includes:
- a CDS encoding helix-turn-helix domain-containing protein; this translates as MMISTAQAAQLLGVSATRVRFLLSKGRVKGAYKVGRTWVIPLFDGMPVVTPGTRGPKRNWSKRTQYTKAVIHVNQKVIRQNHNTGERNPVITVKRGSKNIYGHTVEVNGPCRVMYRPDNPLHCGARVWIETISDFKVS